The following coding sequences are from one Azospirillum sp. TSH100 window:
- a CDS encoding sulfate ABC transporter substrate-binding protein: MSLRRLTLLAAGLTLAWLGVAAADSKDALLNVSYDPTREFYVEFNKAFAKKWESETGRALTVRQSHGGSGKQARSVIDGLDADIVTLALGYDIDAIADAGLLPKDWQGRLPNNSSPYTSTIVFLVKKGNPKGIKDWNDLVKPGVEVITPNPKTSGGARWNYLAAWAYAQQANGGDETKAKEFVSQLLKNVPVLDSGARGATVTFTQRGIGDVLLAWENEAYLSLQEFGADKFEIVTPSLSILAEPPVAVVDKVVDRKGTRKVAEAYLQFLYTREGQEIAAKNFYRPRNPELASQYAGRFADVKLVTIDQFGGWRAAQEKHFSDGGVFDQIFQKGR, translated from the coding sequence ATGTCGCTTCGTCGCCTGACCCTTCTCGCCGCCGGCCTGACGCTGGCCTGGCTGGGCGTGGCCGCCGCCGATTCCAAGGACGCGCTGTTGAACGTGTCCTACGACCCCACCCGGGAATTCTATGTTGAGTTCAACAAGGCGTTTGCCAAGAAGTGGGAATCCGAAACCGGCCGTGCCCTGACTGTGCGCCAGTCGCACGGCGGCTCCGGCAAGCAGGCGCGATCGGTGATCGACGGGCTGGATGCCGACATCGTGACCCTGGCGCTGGGCTATGACATCGACGCCATTGCCGATGCCGGCCTACTGCCGAAGGACTGGCAGGGCCGCCTGCCGAACAACAGCTCGCCCTACACCTCCACCATCGTGTTTCTGGTGAAGAAGGGCAATCCGAAGGGGATCAAGGACTGGAACGATCTGGTGAAGCCGGGCGTTGAGGTCATCACCCCGAACCCGAAGACCTCGGGCGGCGCCCGCTGGAACTATCTGGCCGCCTGGGCCTATGCCCAGCAGGCCAACGGCGGCGACGAGACCAAGGCCAAGGAATTCGTGTCGCAGCTGTTGAAGAACGTCCCGGTTCTCGACAGCGGCGCCCGCGGCGCCACCGTGACCTTCACCCAGCGCGGGATCGGCGACGTCCTGCTGGCCTGGGAGAACGAGGCCTACCTGTCGCTGCAGGAATTCGGCGCCGACAAGTTCGAGATCGTGACGCCCAGCCTGTCGATCCTGGCCGAACCGCCGGTCGCCGTCGTCGACAAGGTCGTCGACCGCAAGGGAACCCGCAAGGTGGCGGAGGCTTATCTCCAGTTCCTCTACACCCGCGAAGGACAGGAGATCGCCGCCAAGAACTTCTACCGCCCGCGCAATCCGGAACTGGCGAGCCAGTATGCGGGACGCTTCGCCGATGTTAAGCTGGTCACCATCGACCAATTCGGGGGCTGGCGTGCCGCACAGGAGAAGCACTTCTCGGACGGTGGTGTCTTCGACCAGATCTTCCAGAAGGGGCGTTGA